A single Blastococcus colisei DNA region contains:
- a CDS encoding TIGR03086 family metal-binding protein, translating to MQTTTLDLDSQTAEVARIVAGVRDDQLCHPTPCAGLNVAALLDHLVGLTSAFRLAAEKAVFDGGPSADAAHLAPDWRTRLPARLDALAAAWRDPGAWKGETEVAGVRLPAPAMATVALNEVLIHGWDLAVATGQTYLPDPASVRACREMVGDRTGATDEPDGLFGAVVPVPADAPEFDRLLGQTGRDPAWTA from the coding sequence ATGCAGACGACGACGCTCGACCTGGATTCCCAGACCGCCGAGGTGGCCCGCATCGTGGCCGGTGTCCGCGACGACCAGCTGTGCCACCCGACGCCGTGCGCCGGCCTGAACGTGGCCGCGCTGCTCGACCACCTGGTCGGGCTCACGTCGGCGTTCCGGCTGGCCGCGGAGAAGGCGGTGTTCGACGGCGGCCCGTCCGCGGACGCCGCGCACCTCGCACCCGACTGGCGCACCCGGCTGCCCGCCCGGCTCGACGCGCTGGCCGCCGCGTGGCGTGACCCGGGCGCCTGGAAGGGGGAGACGGAGGTCGCCGGTGTGCGGCTCCCCGCGCCCGCGATGGCCACGGTCGCTCTGAACGAGGTGCTGATCCACGGCTGGGACCTCGCCGTCGCCACCGGGCAGACCTACCTACCCGACCCCGCGAGCGTCCGGGCCTGCCGGGAGATGGTCGGTGACCGCACCGGCGCCACCGACGAGCCCGACGGGTTGTTCGGCGCCGTCGTCCCCGTGCCCGCCGACGCCCCGGAGTTCGACCGGCTGCTCGGTCAGACCGGTCGCGATCCCGCCTGGACCGCCTGA
- a CDS encoding DUF6308 family protein, with protein sequence MDDAQLVLPSAGPDPLPVDTALAAVLGYARGRRPFHYRAPNARTGRWVEIPAFAYERFDRRAGSPGPLGEPDILTAEGLHGRLDPASWSAMKAVLDDVAALADAARDRAAGRPFSELPDDEFSVLAEPGTVGAWLRRIWQHCSEIPGVPAQHVTAALHHRRPSLVPLLSRTTRWQLFPHVREGDSGVEAVIHREVRANESAFSRLERELAACGVELGRLRLHDVLLWLSGTLRLTHAVALGQAVRHASRPV encoded by the coding sequence GTGGACGACGCGCAGCTGGTCCTGCCGAGCGCCGGCCCCGACCCGCTGCCCGTCGACACCGCGCTGGCCGCCGTCCTCGGCTACGCCCGGGGACGACGGCCCTTCCACTACCGCGCGCCGAACGCGCGCACCGGCCGGTGGGTCGAGATCCCGGCGTTCGCCTACGAGCGGTTCGACCGGCGGGCGGGCTCCCCCGGTCCGCTCGGCGAGCCGGACATCCTCACCGCCGAGGGGCTGCACGGCCGCCTCGACCCCGCGTCGTGGTCGGCGATGAAGGCGGTCCTGGACGACGTGGCAGCGCTCGCCGACGCCGCCCGCGACCGTGCCGCGGGCCGCCCGTTCAGCGAACTCCCGGACGACGAGTTCTCCGTGCTGGCCGAGCCGGGGACCGTCGGCGCGTGGCTCCGCCGGATCTGGCAGCACTGCTCGGAGATCCCCGGTGTCCCGGCGCAGCACGTCACCGCGGCGCTGCACCACCGTCGTCCGTCGCTCGTCCCGCTGCTGAGCCGCACCACCCGCTGGCAGCTGTTCCCGCACGTGCGCGAGGGCGACAGCGGTGTCGAGGCGGTGATCCACCGCGAGGTGAGGGCCAACGAATCCGCGTTCAGCAGGCTCGAGCGCGAGCTGGCGGCCTGCGGGGTCGAGCTCGGCCGGCTCCGGCTGCACGACGTGCTGCTGTGGCTCAGCGGCACCCTGCGCCTGACCCACGCGGTGGCGCTGGGTCAGGCGGTCCGCCACGCGTCCCGACCGGTCTGA
- a CDS encoding helix-turn-helix domain-containing protein: MALPDESLPAAPAIGAMLQDLGTRIRVLRRERNLTLERLGELSGLSVGIVSQIERGKGNPSFATLAQLAHGLDIPVGRLLHVAEQRRSPVVRRGERRRLDGHGLGNDDGGQYELLTPDFTGALEVVWVETPPGYDTSATPYKHNGEEFGLVIEGRVVVHVDGVAHDLGVGDSIRYDSSVPHWYSNPGPEVCRAVWVITPPTW; the protein is encoded by the coding sequence ATGGCACTGCCCGACGAGTCGCTTCCCGCGGCTCCCGCCATCGGCGCGATGCTGCAGGACCTCGGGACCAGGATCCGCGTCCTGCGCCGGGAGCGGAACCTGACCCTCGAGCGGCTCGGTGAGCTGTCCGGCCTGAGCGTCGGGATCGTGAGCCAGATCGAGCGGGGCAAGGGCAACCCGTCCTTCGCCACGCTCGCCCAGCTGGCACACGGCCTCGACATCCCGGTCGGTCGGCTGCTGCACGTGGCCGAGCAGCGCAGGTCGCCGGTCGTGCGTCGCGGGGAGCGGCGCCGGCTCGACGGCCACGGGCTCGGCAACGACGACGGCGGCCAGTACGAGCTCCTCACCCCCGACTTCACCGGCGCACTCGAGGTCGTGTGGGTGGAGACACCGCCCGGCTACGACACGAGCGCGACTCCGTACAAGCACAACGGCGAGGAGTTCGGGCTCGTGATCGAGGGCCGCGTGGTCGTCCACGTCGACGGGGTCGCCCACGACCTCGGCGTCGGGGACTCGATCCGGTACGACTCCTCCGTGCCGCACTGGTACAGCAATCCCGGTCCGGAGGTCTGCCGGGCCGTCTGGGTCATCACCCCTCCCACCTGGTGA
- a CDS encoding MFS transporter — protein sequence MSVQAPVPTQPGSVLADGLPAVAPPITTRRALLGLGLGNTLEWYDWMIFGLLAALIGPQFFPSDDRVAATLSALAVFAVGFAVRPLGGVLLGTIADKVGRRRVMLWSIGAMAATTLVIAVLPTYETIGVWAGVVLLICRLIQGASTGIEAPLSTAYAVELSPEGKEGRAAGLMSFFVNLGILLASLVSFLSSLALGTDAMLEWGWRIPFLFGAALGVIVVWLRRALPESLTEEDKSEAATQGNTIWGGIGKHWLGLVAIICVVGAAQAYNYAWNVGLPSLARGAFGEDPTLVFAITTGLAVVLLIGSPLTGALADKYTLSKTFMITRLMAIPTIFLMLLYTEPGILGFAAVILGGSVVLVLNMTLYNVVATSLMPKYCRATGVALGYGIAVAVFGGTASYLLVWLQSKGLDWVFPVYVAVLSAISVVAYLAARRSSGTFCGK from the coding sequence ATGTCCGTCCAGGCACCCGTTCCCACGCAACCAGGTTCCGTCCTCGCCGACGGACTACCTGCCGTCGCCCCACCGATCACCACCCGCCGCGCCCTCCTCGGGCTCGGCCTGGGCAACACGCTCGAGTGGTACGACTGGATGATCTTCGGCCTGCTGGCCGCCCTGATCGGCCCGCAGTTCTTCCCGTCGGACGACCGCGTCGCGGCCACGCTGTCGGCGCTGGCGGTGTTCGCCGTCGGCTTCGCCGTCCGGCCGCTCGGCGGCGTCCTGCTCGGCACCATCGCGGACAAGGTCGGCCGCCGCCGCGTGATGCTGTGGTCGATCGGCGCCATGGCCGCGACCACGCTGGTCATCGCCGTGCTGCCGACCTACGAGACGATCGGCGTCTGGGCCGGCGTGGTGCTGCTGATCTGCCGGCTCATCCAGGGCGCGTCCACCGGCATCGAGGCCCCGCTGTCGACCGCCTACGCCGTCGAGCTCTCGCCCGAGGGCAAGGAGGGCCGCGCCGCCGGCCTGATGAGCTTCTTCGTCAACCTCGGCATCCTGCTCGCCAGCCTGGTCAGCTTCCTCTCCAGCCTCGCCCTCGGGACCGACGCGATGCTCGAGTGGGGCTGGCGGATCCCGTTCCTCTTCGGCGCCGCACTGGGCGTCATCGTCGTCTGGCTCCGTCGCGCGCTGCCGGAGTCGCTGACCGAGGAGGACAAGTCCGAGGCCGCCACCCAGGGCAACACCATCTGGGGCGGCATCGGCAAGCACTGGCTCGGCCTCGTCGCGATCATCTGCGTCGTCGGCGCCGCGCAGGCCTACAACTACGCCTGGAACGTCGGCCTGCCGAGCCTGGCCCGCGGCGCCTTCGGCGAGGACCCGACCCTCGTCTTCGCGATCACGACCGGGCTCGCCGTCGTCCTGCTGATCGGCTCGCCGCTCACCGGCGCCCTGGCCGACAAGTACACCTTGTCGAAGACGTTCATGATCACCCGGCTGATGGCCATCCCGACGATCTTCCTGATGCTGCTCTACACCGAGCCCGGCATCCTCGGGTTCGCCGCGGTGATCCTCGGCGGCTCCGTCGTCCTGGTGCTGAACATGACGCTCTACAACGTCGTCGCGACGTCGCTGATGCCGAAGTACTGCCGCGCCACCGGCGTGGCCCTCGGCTACGGGATCGCCGTCGCCGTCTTCGGCGGCACCGCCTCCTACCTCCTCGTCTGGCTGCAGAGCAAGGGCCTGGACTGGGTGTTCCCGGTGTACGTCGCCGTCCTGTCCGCGATCAGCGTGGTGGCCTACCTGGCCGCCCGCCGGTCCAGCGGCACCTTCTGCGGAAAGTGA
- a CDS encoding FAD-dependent oxidoreductase, with product MRRILTSDDVRDDVVTRSDVVVVGGGPAGVSAAVAAARTGASVTLLERYAALGGLASGGMVLVLDDMINGSEITVTGVVDEYVERMAKMGLAVYPPEQERYASTETWNTWGRWGTFDFHTHVNPKPICYAVAFDPDGWKRVSNDLVRESGVNLRLHSWFSRPVVDEGRLRGVVCETKSGPQAVMGDVVIDTTGDIDVASRAGAPFIQDSYLTTLVFRLGGVDTDAAERFEQANPKEARAINRKIKRLLGGAWELWWLKTPIPGVVWCNAPHMSGYDGTDPASLTQAEFDARDKISDAVTYVRAHLPGFENSYLVDVAEQMGVRQTRLLEGEYVVTKDDVSTRRHFADSVARGRDYYTPYRALLPKNVDQLLVAGRHYSATPEAQRISREIPPCMAQGQAAGIAAGIAVDKGIPVRDVDPTDIQRGMRNQGADPGDTPSANALLDTATITSEVPA from the coding sequence ATGAGGCGAATCCTCACCTCCGACGACGTCCGCGACGACGTCGTCACCCGCTCCGACGTCGTCGTGGTGGGCGGTGGGCCCGCCGGCGTCAGCGCCGCGGTCGCCGCGGCCCGCACCGGCGCCAGCGTCACCCTGCTCGAGCGCTACGCCGCCCTCGGCGGCCTGGCGTCCGGCGGCATGGTGCTGGTCCTCGACGACATGATCAACGGCTCCGAGATCACCGTCACCGGCGTCGTCGACGAGTACGTCGAGCGCATGGCCAAGATGGGCCTGGCCGTCTACCCGCCCGAGCAGGAGCGGTACGCGTCGACCGAGACCTGGAACACGTGGGGACGCTGGGGCACCTTCGACTTCCACACCCACGTCAACCCGAAGCCGATCTGCTACGCGGTCGCCTTCGACCCCGACGGCTGGAAGCGGGTCTCCAACGACCTGGTCCGCGAGTCCGGCGTCAACCTGCGCCTGCACTCCTGGTTTTCCCGGCCGGTCGTCGACGAGGGCCGGCTGCGCGGCGTCGTCTGCGAGACCAAGTCCGGCCCGCAGGCCGTCATGGGGGACGTCGTCATCGACACCACCGGCGACATCGACGTGGCCTCCCGCGCCGGCGCCCCGTTCATCCAGGACAGCTACCTGACCACGCTGGTCTTCCGGCTCGGCGGCGTCGACACCGATGCGGCGGAGCGCTTCGAGCAGGCCAACCCGAAGGAGGCCCGCGCGATCAACCGCAAGATCAAGCGGCTGCTCGGCGGGGCGTGGGAGCTGTGGTGGCTGAAGACGCCGATCCCTGGCGTCGTGTGGTGCAACGCCCCGCACATGTCCGGCTACGACGGCACCGACCCGGCCTCGCTCACCCAGGCCGAGTTCGACGCGCGGGACAAGATCTCCGACGCCGTCACCTACGTCCGCGCGCACCTGCCCGGCTTCGAGAACAGCTACCTCGTCGACGTCGCCGAGCAGATGGGCGTCCGGCAGACCCGGCTCCTCGAGGGGGAGTACGTCGTCACCAAGGACGACGTCAGCACCCGCCGGCACTTCGCCGACTCGGTGGCCCGCGGGCGGGACTACTACACGCCCTACCGCGCCCTGCTGCCGAAGAACGTCGACCAGCTGCTGGTCGCCGGCCGGCACTACTCGGCCACCCCCGAGGCGCAGCGCATCTCGCGGGAGATCCCGCCGTGCATGGCGCAGGGGCAGGCCGCCGGGATCGCGGCCGGCATCGCCGTCGACAAGGGCATTCCCGTGCGCGACGTGGACCCGACCGACATCCAGCGGGGGATGCGGAACCAGGGCGCCGACCCGGGTGACACCCCGTCGGCCAACGCTCTGCTCGACACAGCGACGATCACCTCGGAGGTGCCGGCATGA
- a CDS encoding CaiB/BaiF CoA transferase family protein — MTAIQPHAVQPLSGVTVLDFTQVYMGPSCTQLLGDYGAEVIKVERPGAGDLSRTSITDPAGMDNPIFLSINRNKRSISVDTRSEEGKEVIRRLVRDADVVVSNFRGGVMERIGFGYEALKAINPRLVWASGTGFGDTGPYSHKGGQDVIAQAYSGVMWRRESEDIPLSVYPTTLCDYTTGMHLMQGILLALMARERTGEGQKVDVTMYDSMLHMQMQEACMQLNRGYEVNWAAKPLSGVFPTTDGAVCMVGAFKENPLRDISKALELEEDLSARPEFSTMDAQAEHRHELREIFLARFAQNTTDHWVKALESVDILCAPVRTLAEALEDEQTLVNRMVVEMEHPTAGTVRALDAPIHLSATPASVRQVPPRLGEHNAEVLRDHGFTDDEVAALTGAGVLR; from the coding sequence ATGACCGCCATCCAGCCGCACGCTGTCCAACCACTCAGCGGCGTCACCGTCCTCGACTTCACCCAGGTCTACATGGGCCCGAGCTGCACCCAGCTGCTCGGCGACTACGGCGCCGAGGTGATCAAGGTCGAGCGGCCCGGGGCGGGTGACCTGTCGCGCACCTCGATCACCGACCCGGCCGGCATGGACAACCCGATCTTCCTGTCGATCAATCGCAACAAGCGCTCGATCTCGGTGGACACCCGCTCCGAGGAGGGCAAGGAGGTCATCCGCCGGCTGGTGCGCGACGCCGACGTCGTCGTCAGCAACTTCCGCGGCGGGGTGATGGAGCGCATCGGCTTCGGCTACGAGGCGCTCAAGGCCATCAACCCGCGACTGGTCTGGGCGTCGGGCACCGGGTTCGGCGACACCGGCCCGTACAGCCACAAGGGCGGCCAGGATGTCATCGCGCAGGCCTACTCCGGCGTGATGTGGCGGCGCGAGTCCGAGGACATCCCGCTGTCGGTCTATCCGACGACGCTGTGCGACTACACGACCGGCATGCACCTGATGCAGGGGATCCTGCTCGCCCTCATGGCCCGCGAGCGCACCGGCGAGGGCCAGAAGGTCGACGTCACGATGTACGACTCGATGCTGCACATGCAGATGCAGGAGGCCTGCATGCAGCTCAACCGCGGCTACGAGGTCAACTGGGCGGCCAAGCCGCTGTCCGGAGTCTTCCCGACCACGGACGGCGCGGTGTGCATGGTCGGCGCGTTCAAGGAGAACCCGCTGCGCGACATCTCCAAGGCCCTCGAGCTGGAGGAGGACCTGTCGGCGCGGCCGGAGTTCTCCACCATGGACGCGCAGGCCGAGCACCGGCACGAGCTCCGCGAGATCTTCCTCGCCCGGTTCGCGCAGAACACCACCGACCACTGGGTCAAGGCGCTGGAGTCGGTCGACATCCTCTGCGCACCGGTGCGCACGCTCGCCGAGGCGCTGGAGGACGAGCAGACACTGGTCAACCGCATGGTCGTCGAGATGGAGCACCCGACCGCCGGGACGGTGCGCGCGCTCGACGCGCCCATCCACCTCTCGGCGACGCCGGCGAGCGTGCGGCAGGTGCCGCCGCGGCTCGGCGAGCACAACGCCGAGGTGCTGCGCGACCACGGCTTCACCGACGACGAGGTCGCCGCGCTGACCGGGGCGGGGGTCCTGCGATGA
- a CDS encoding enoyl-CoA hydratase-related protein: protein MSTDHGIRYELDGHVARVTIDRPHVMNAVDRAAHLELRRVWAEIEQDPEVRVVVLTGAGDRSFCVGADMSASGVDKTGTEYWADLDPDGFGALSLRESLDVPVIARVNGFAVGGGMEMVLGCDIVVAAESAKFGLTEPRVGRMPLDGGMVRLPRQIPYHQAMGLLLTGRKAPAAEMYRLGLVNEVVPADELDAAVQRWVDDVLACAPLSLKAIKQTVQRTAHLTAREANTVRLPALVAALQSKDQDEGVRAFQEKRTPEWSGS from the coding sequence ATGAGTACCGACCACGGGATCCGCTACGAGCTCGACGGTCACGTCGCGCGGGTGACCATCGACCGGCCGCACGTGATGAACGCCGTCGACCGCGCCGCGCACCTGGAGCTGCGCCGGGTGTGGGCGGAGATCGAGCAGGACCCGGAGGTGCGCGTCGTCGTCCTCACCGGCGCCGGTGACCGCTCCTTCTGCGTCGGCGCGGACATGTCCGCGTCCGGCGTGGACAAGACCGGCACGGAGTACTGGGCCGACCTCGACCCCGACGGCTTCGGCGCGCTCTCGCTGCGCGAGTCGCTCGACGTGCCGGTGATCGCGCGGGTCAACGGCTTCGCGGTGGGCGGCGGCATGGAGATGGTGCTGGGCTGCGACATCGTGGTCGCCGCCGAGTCGGCGAAGTTCGGGCTCACCGAGCCGCGCGTGGGGCGGATGCCGCTGGACGGCGGCATGGTGCGGCTGCCCCGGCAGATCCCGTACCACCAGGCGATGGGCCTGCTGCTGACCGGCCGCAAGGCGCCGGCCGCGGAGATGTACCGGCTCGGGCTGGTCAACGAGGTCGTGCCGGCCGACGAGCTGGATGCCGCCGTACAGCGGTGGGTGGACGACGTGCTCGCCTGCGCGCCCCTGTCGCTGAAGGCGATCAAGCAGACCGTGCAGCGGACGGCGCACCTGACCGCCCGCGAGGCCAACACGGTGCGGCTGCCCGCGCTGGTGGCCGCGCTGCAGAGCAAGGACCAGGACGAGGGAGTGCGCGCCTTCCAGGAGAAGCGCACCCCGGAATGGAGCGGATCATGA
- a CDS encoding dihydrodipicolinate synthase family protein encodes MTRLADGVWGVVATPFSGSTLDVDEGSLVKLVSHYESIGVTGLTVLGVFGEAAQLSSTERRDVLEAVADTVDLPLVVGATALGTAPVIEEGLLAVEAVGSRIAGLMVQVNSPRPDVLAAHLRAVHEATGLPIVVQDYPAISGVSVSADVLAEVLADLPFVAAVKAEAPPTPPAIATLTARLDVPVFGGLGGIGLLDELAAGSAGAMTGFSYPEGLLACVRAFASGGYEAAREAFLPYLPLVNFEQQVRIALAVRKEALRRRGLIVESAARPPAAAFPASLSAQLDRHLAAVPALEGVS; translated from the coding sequence ATGACGCGTCTGGCCGATGGGGTGTGGGGCGTCGTCGCCACTCCGTTCAGCGGCTCGACCCTCGACGTCGACGAGGGCAGCCTGGTGAAGCTGGTGTCGCACTACGAGTCGATCGGCGTCACGGGGCTGACCGTGCTCGGTGTCTTCGGCGAAGCGGCGCAGCTGTCCTCGACCGAGCGCCGGGACGTGCTCGAGGCGGTGGCCGACACCGTCGACCTTCCGCTGGTGGTCGGCGCGACGGCGCTGGGCACCGCGCCGGTGATCGAGGAGGGGCTGCTGGCCGTCGAGGCGGTCGGCTCCCGGATCGCCGGGCTGATGGTGCAGGTGAACTCGCCGCGACCCGACGTGCTCGCCGCCCACCTGCGCGCGGTGCACGAGGCCACCGGTCTGCCGATCGTCGTTCAGGACTACCCGGCGATCAGCGGCGTCTCGGTGTCCGCCGACGTGCTGGCCGAGGTGCTGGCCGACCTCCCGTTCGTCGCGGCGGTGAAGGCCGAGGCGCCGCCCACGCCGCCGGCGATCGCCACGCTCACCGCGCGGCTGGACGTGCCGGTGTTCGGCGGGCTGGGCGGCATCGGGCTGCTCGACGAGCTGGCCGCCGGATCGGCCGGCGCGATGACCGGGTTCTCCTACCCGGAGGGCCTGCTGGCCTGCGTCCGGGCGTTCGCGTCCGGGGGCTACGAGGCGGCGCGGGAGGCGTTCCTGCCGTACCTGCCGCTGGTCAACTTCGAGCAGCAGGTGCGCATCGCGCTCGCCGTCCGCAAGGAAGCCCTGCGCCGGCGCGGCCTGATCGTCGAGTCGGCCGCCCGCCCGCCGGCCGCGGCGTTCCCCGCGTCGCTGTCGGCGCAGCTGGACCGGCACCTCGCTGCCGTGCCGGCTCTGGAAGGGGTGAGCTGA